A segment of the Pseudanabaena sp. BC1403 genome:
GAAGTCGATCCACGTCGCGTCAGTACGATTCCTAGCTCCAAAGGCGTTTTATAAATTCAAAAAAAGATGGTGGCGCGAAACACCACCATCTTTTTTTTAGCGTTGGTTCGCGATCGCTACTAAGTTACGACCATTGTTCTTGGCTGCATATAGGGCATGATCGGCAGCCGTAATTAAGCTTTCCAGTGAATTTCCATGCTGACGGATTACTGCGATTCCTAAACTAATCGTGATTTGGATATTTGATGGTGTGGGATTTGTCTCTACATAAGAGCGTAATCGCTCAGCAAGCTCATGTGCTTGATCGAGCATCGTATCGGGCAACAAAATCAAAAACTCTTCACCTCCCCAACGACTTGCTAAATCAGCTTTCCGCATCTTGGTTTGGAGGATTTGCGCAAGATGAATAAGAACTGTATCACCGCCACCATGTCCATAGACATCATTAACTCGCTTAAAGAAATCGACATCAATCAAAATAATCGCAAATAAGCGATCGCTACGATAAAACTGATTCATGGCGATCTCAAGCTGATGCATCATCGCCCGCCGATTGAGCAAATGTGTCAGTACATCAGTATTAGCGGATCTATGTAAATCGTGATAGAGCCTCTGGCAGACCATCATGATAAATCCAGAGGTCATTAAAAACTTAGAGATAAAAATTACGAGTAAAGAAGCAGAATTGATATCAGCATGTGCAAATAGATTGTCAGGTGGATTTCCGATCAAGATTACAATTCTTGCTATTAATAGCAAGATTAAAACAAATATGACACTCGCCATAAATCTTGCTGCCCCAACAAAGCTTTTATGGGAATTGCTTAACAAATAGTAAATAGAAAGCGCAAAGACTACTATTTGAAAAGCTGATTGAGTGATGGTCTTAAATAGGAAAACGTCTTTAAAAATCACAAAACATGATTGAATCCCAATGAATAGAAGGTGAAGTATGAGAAAGTAATGGAGCTTAATCTTTTTGTCGGTAAATTGAGCGATACCGATACATGAAATTGAACTACCTAGCAATAGGAAGAGTCCAGCAGTAACTAATGTGGCTGATAGCTGAAAGGTTCTACTGAAGCTAATGATATAGCTAATTATTGTAAAAATATTACCTAGGGTGAAAGTTTTAATGCCTCGGTATTGATTTACCAAGCAACATAAAAAAATCAGCATTGATAGTTGTAATACGGCATCAATGCTAGTCATAAAGATCATTGTCTGAACATCAAGATTTACCAAGCTTGTAAACATTGCATCAAATACTGGATTTGTTCTTGGGTATGACTTGCCATCAAGGTTAGACGGATGCGTGGAGTCGGTACAGTGGGCGGACGGATCGCAGGGGCAAAGATTCCATTTTCGCGTAAATTTGTTGCCATTTGCAGCGTTTGAGCAATATCAGCCATCTCGATCGCAATTATTGGTGAATCAAATGCGATCGCCTGAATACCTAAACTTTGTAAACCTTGTTTAAAGAATCCCACATTTTGCCAAATCTGCTGACGGAGAGTATTTTCTGACTTGACAATGTTAATCGCTGCGATCGCTGCACCTGTATCCGCAGGCGAAAGCCCCGTAGTATAAATCCAAGTTGCCGCCCGATTGCGTAAAAAATCGATAAGTTTAGCCGAACCTGCCACATATCCGCCCAAACTTCCCAAAGCCTTACTCAGAGTTCCCACTTGGATTAAATCCTGCTGAATCCCCAATGCAGTCGTCAAGCCACCACCGCGATCGCCAAATACTCCCGTTCCATGTGCTTCATCGACTAATACCATGCAGTCGTATTGGTTAGCTAAATCCATGATTGCCCGTAATGGTGCAAGATCGCCATCCATACTAAACACGCTGTCAGTGGTAATTAGACAGCGGCGATATTTAGCACGATTTGCTTGCAATTTAGCGGTGAGATCGGCTAAATCCAAATGCTGATAATCGATGGCAGTTGCACCACTCAGCAAACCACCCTTTTTCAAACAAGAGTGATTATATTCATCACCCAAAATCAAATCTCGCTGTCCCACAATTGCAGCGATCACTCCCAAATTTGCCAAGTAACCAGAGCTAAATACTAACGCCGCCTCAGTATTTTTAAGATCAGCGATCGCAGTTTCTAATTCTTCATGCAAAGCCAGATGTCCTGTTACCAGACGAGATCCTGTCGAGCCAGTCCCATACATTTCTGTAGCGCTAATCGCTGCATCAATCAATCGGCGATCGCCTGCTAGCCCCAAATAGTTATTACTAGCAAACAGCAACATCTCGCGTCCATCAATAGTAGCGATCGTTCCTGCTTTGCTACTTATAGTTTGCGTAGAGCGATACCAGTTAGCTTTGTGGATGGACTCTAATGAGCGATCGAGCCAGTCGTAGGGCGTAGATAAATGAGTAATGGGTTTAGTCTTCACA
Coding sequences within it:
- a CDS encoding GGDEF domain-containing protein, which gives rise to MTSIDAVLQLSMLIFLCCLVNQYRGIKTFTLGNIFTIISYIISFSRTFQLSATLVTAGLFLLLGSSISCIGIAQFTDKKIKLHYFLILHLLFIGIQSCFVIFKDVFLFKTITQSAFQIVVFALSIYYLLSNSHKSFVGAARFMASVIFVLILLLIARIVILIGNPPDNLFAHADINSASLLVIFISKFLMTSGFIMMVCQRLYHDLHRSANTDVLTHLLNRRAMMHQLEIAMNQFYRSDRLFAIILIDVDFFKRVNDVYGHGGGDTVLIHLAQILQTKMRKADLASRWGGEEFLILLPDTMLDQAHELAERLRSYVETNPTPSNIQITISLGIAVIRQHGNSLESLITAADHALYAAKNNGRNLVAIANQR
- the bioF gene encoding 8-amino-7-oxononanoate synthase, coding for MKTKPITHLSTPYDWLDRSLESIHKANWYRSTQTISSKAGTIATIDGREMLLFASNNYLGLAGDRRLIDAAISATEMYGTGSTGSRLVTGHLALHEELETAIADLKNTEAALVFSSGYLANLGVIAAIVGQRDLILGDEYNHSCLKKGGLLSGATAIDYQHLDLADLTAKLQANRAKYRRCLITTDSVFSMDGDLAPLRAIMDLANQYDCMVLVDEAHGTGVFGDRGGGLTTALGIQQDLIQVGTLSKALGSLGGYVAGSAKLIDFLRNRAATWIYTTGLSPADTGAAIAAINIVKSENTLRQQIWQNVGFFKQGLQSLGIQAIAFDSPIIAIEMADIAQTLQMATNLRENGIFAPAIRPPTVPTPRIRLTLMASHTQEQIQYLMQCLQAW